The window TGAGTTGGGCTTTATCCTGAGCTGTTTGAACTGTAattgtaattatatttattaattcttGTCCAGATATGGCCACTGCCAGCAGTCTGCTATCAGAGGAGAAGTTCCTGTGTTCTGTCTGTCTGGATGTGTTCACTGAGCCAGTCTCAACACCATGTGGACACAGCTTCTGCAGAGCATGTATCCAGAAGTGTTGGGACAACAGTGACGACTGCAAGTGTCCATTATGCAACAGGACATTTTCTCCAAGACCTGAACTCCAAGTCAACACTGTTGTGTCTGAGTTAACTGCTGAGTTTAAAGCTTTAGTACAAGTCAAGGCCTCGACTCCAGAGCCACAACTTCCTGGAACAGCAGACGTTCTTTGTGATATCTGCTCTGAGATGAAGGAACATGCTGTTAAATCTTGCCTGACGTGTTTAGCCTCTTTCTGTAAAGTGCACCTCGAGCCACATCAGAGAGTTGCTGGACTCAAGAGCCACACATTATTAGACCCTGTGAAGAATCTTGATGACAGAATGAGAGATCATGCAGTggacttgacctttgaccctgaaACAGCATATTGCACTCTTGTCATAAGCCAGGATGGAAAACAAGtgacagatacagacacagaacAGGAACTTCCCTACAGTCCAAAGAGATTTGAACAGTGTAAGGAGGTTTTGACAAAGGAAGGGTTCACAACAGGGAAGTTTTACTATGAAGTGCAAGTGAAAGACAATACTGACTGGATTGTTGGAGTGGTCAGAGAGCCTGTGAACAGAAAAGAGGACACACCTCTTTCAGTTAAAAATGGTTACTGGATCATTGGGCTTGATGACGGTATATATAGTGCAAATATTGGTGTTGAACTCACACCAAAAGAAAAGCTTGATAATGTGGGCATCTTTGTGGACTATAATAAGGGAGTGGTTTCTTTCTATGATGTGAAATCTAAATCACACATCTATTCTTTCACTGGCTGCCACTTTACAGAGAAACTTTACCCATACTTCTACACTCATATGAACAGAGATGGAACAAACTCTGCCCCAATCATCATAACACCTGTTCCTCAAACACACTGAGTCTGTCAGAAAAGATACACGTAAGGAATCTGCTTTAAGTGTCAACAGCAACTTCCAAATGATATGTTTATCAAGCTAGTCAATTTAAAGGGAATATATGATGCTCACGTTCAGGTTCATGCTTGTGTTTTTGGGATTCTACTAGATGTTATattatgtttacatgctttaattttcaaataacacatgatttttctttttgactCATTTCAGTGCATGTCTAGACTGgcttatttcacagtttgtgggtttgtttttcatattaTGTTCCCTTTTTAATATTGAAAAATGTTCTGTCCATGCATGGATAATTAATAAGTATGACACTGCAATATTAGTGGTATTTTGTTCCTTATCTTAAGTGTATTGTTCAGTGAATGTATAGATGTTAACTGATGATGTTGTACAGTCATATTATCAGGTTCTGTATTACAGTGGATGGGGGTAAAACATATTCTTTTGTAAGATAACCTGTTGCTCTTTTGTGCAAATTTTGATTGTTGGAAaagattatataaataaaaaatcctgcAAGATTACATGAGTAGTGTTTTAagacatactgtatatacagccACTACACTGACTATAATTTATCAGATTTACCATTGTTTTTGTGCATTTGAATAACCACacatagatttattttttatgtgtcattcCTTCCTGGAAGCTCTCACAATATTGAACTCAGAGTTCAAAAAGCATTTGACCAACTTTTACCCTTAACGTACTgccatacataaataaattgcCATTTTTCCCCCACAAGGAGGCATTTACAAGACTTGCTAATAAAAGAGTTCCAGCATTAGAGTAGACGTGGTGGCCACCACTGTTGGAGCAGTTTGCAGGTTTTGCACAAagacagattttttatttattttatttaaccagggaatatcccattgagattaagaacctctttttcaagggagccctggccaagaggcagcaaacacagaatacagttacatatttacataacatacagaccttaaacacgtcatgagaaactagtgcatgttatggaattggcctcaataactcttagtttggatttaaaagtgctcaaagaaacaaattcacttaatttccattctttctggcgcatattccagcataaggtgcagagtaaacaaatgcacttttaccaactccgtacgagcaaaaagggacagaaagcaacaactgatcttgtgaacgaagagaataagatcctgcatttctcacagtaattaagctgcaaatgtacgaaggcagcactcccaatattgccttataaatgaaagtatacaTATGATTAGCCCTTCGAGTGGCCACAGCAGGCCATCCTACCCGAGagtataattcacaatggtgagtggacatcttACAGTTAGTAATGAACCTCAAAGAAGCATGATAAACAGTATCAATGGATCAGATGGATAACTTGTGACATTTAGGTCACCTGAACTGTGTCTAACCACAGTGCAACCACTAGAAATCAGTGAGCAAGTGATTCCCGGCCTCGTGgcgtttttaataatttagatGTGCAATAATCCACATTAGAATATCTGCATTGTTGGATTTGTAAGTCAATCAATAATAGCCTGCCCACTGCACTCACTCCTGACTCCTGCCTATGTTCTTCTGCCCCCACactgatttgtgtgtgtttgtgtgtgtgtgtgtgtgtgtgttatcctCGAGTGTGATGCGTGGGCGGATGTTCTTAAGCACCACTGATGGAGCTCATCCATAACTGTGACTAAAACCTGgtgtgtttcattgtgtttgggTTTCATTAATGGGACATGAGACCATTTTCTCTAGTGACAAATATCTTGTGATATTTGTCAGAGTAGGTTACTACTG of the Centropristis striata isolate RG_2023a ecotype Rhode Island chromosome 22, C.striata_1.0, whole genome shotgun sequence genome contains:
- the LOC131960286 gene encoding E3 ubiquitin-protein ligase TRIM39-like, with the translated sequence MATASSLLSEEKFLCSVCLDVFTEPVSTPCGHSFCRACIQKCWDNSDDCKCPLCNRTFSPRPELQVNTVVSELTAEFKALVQVKASTPEPQLPGTADVLCDICSEMKEHAVKSCLTCLASFCKVHLEPHQRVAGLKSHTLLDPVKNLDDRMRDHAVDLTFDPETAYCTLVISQDGKQVTDTDTEQELPYSPKRFEQCKEVLTKEGFTTGKFYYEVQVKDNTDWIVGVVREPVNRKEDTPLSVKNGYWIIGLDDGIYSANIGVELTPKEKLDNVGIFVDYNKGVVSFYDVKSKSHIYSFTGCHFTEKLYPYFYTHMNRDGTNSAPIIITPVPQTH